A DNA window from Mastomys coucha isolate ucsf_1 unplaced genomic scaffold, UCSF_Mcou_1 pScaffold21, whole genome shotgun sequence contains the following coding sequences:
- the Rabac1 gene encoding prenylated Rab acceptor protein 1, with the protein MAAQKDQQKDAEVEGLSATTLLPKLIPSGVGREWLERRRATIRPWGTFVDQQRFSRPRNVGELCQRLVRNVEYYQSNYVFVFLGLILYCVVTSPMLLVALAVFFGACYILYLRTLQSKLVLFGREVSPAHQYALAGGVSFPFFWLAGAGSAVFWVLGATLVLIGSHAAFHQMEPADGEELQMEPV; encoded by the exons ATGGCGGCCCAGAAGGACCAGCAGAAGGATGCCGAAGTGGAAGGGCTGAGCGCCAC GACCCTGCTGCCCAAGCTCATTCCCTCTGGCGTAGGCCGAGAGTGGCTGGAGCGGCGCCGCGCGACCATCCGTCCCTGGGGCACCTTCGTGGACCAACAACGCTTTTCGCGACCCCGCAACGTGGGCGAGCTTTGCCAGCGCCTGGTACGCAACGTGGAGTATTATCAAAGCAACTACGTGTTCGTGTTTCTGGGCCTCATCCTGTACTGCGT GGTGACATCCCCCATGCTGCTGGTGGCTCTGGCTGTCTTCTTTGGCGCCTGTTACATTCTCTATCTGCGCACGTTGCAGTCTAAGCTTGTGCTCTTTG GCCGGGAGGTGAGCCCAGCACATCAGTACGCCCTGGCTGGTGGtgtctctttccccttcttctggCTGGCCGGTGCTGGCTCTGCTGTCTTCTGGGTCCTGG GAGCCACGCTGGTACTCATAGGCTCCCACGCTGCCTTCCATCAGATGGAGCCTGCAGATGGTGAGGAACTGCAGATGGAACCTGTGTAA